One Parageobacillus sp. KH3-4 genomic region harbors:
- the cmr6 gene encoding type III-B CRISPR module RAMP protein Cmr6, with amino-acid sequence MLLHPKDTQEVVRLADKRQIAHLAYHMHYCLEHTWNEQKTRYEILKKIETIPVNRDLKEIANDVARQREQAFVHWAQTGYVKKLKAHPIGKIVHGLGAGHVRETSLTIHPVYGVPYIPVSSVKGVVRHWFIEAYCDGKEENLSSHETGALVFGTQERRGVIQFHDIFLTNGLQLVPDVLTVHMKKYYEKKQAATDDQSPTPVAFFTVTVSDVDIYITCDRAISLTIEQTKRLLDQAASWTISALTELGIGSKTSSGYGYFTNIQDVTESEFLPLVKKEKEREAKRLFEEREKEQERQRQEEEARLAQLPPEERLVKQIEMLTNSQQDQEKSKSVLYQEVIAQQNKQAAQALKAYWQRIGQWNVKPSKQKQYEKVQAIRALLES; translated from the coding sequence ATGCTTCTCCATCCAAAAGATACGCAAGAGGTGGTTCGCCTTGCCGACAAGCGGCAAATCGCCCACCTTGCTTATCATATGCATTACTGCTTGGAACATACATGGAATGAACAGAAAACAAGATACGAGATATTAAAAAAGATAGAAACGATTCCTGTGAATCGTGATTTGAAAGAAATCGCAAACGATGTTGCTCGACAGCGTGAACAGGCGTTTGTTCATTGGGCACAAACAGGGTATGTCAAAAAGCTAAAAGCGCATCCAATTGGGAAAATCGTTCATGGGCTTGGTGCGGGTCATGTGCGGGAAACATCATTGACGATTCACCCTGTATACGGTGTTCCGTACATTCCGGTCTCCAGCGTAAAAGGGGTTGTCCGCCACTGGTTTATCGAAGCATATTGTGATGGAAAGGAAGAAAACCTGTCATCGCACGAAACAGGCGCGCTCGTGTTCGGAACGCAGGAACGGCGAGGAGTCATTCAATTTCACGACATCTTTTTGACAAACGGGTTACAGCTCGTTCCCGATGTGTTAACGGTACATATGAAAAAATATTATGAGAAAAAACAAGCGGCAACAGATGACCAATCTCCGACACCAGTTGCGTTTTTTACCGTAACAGTGTCGGATGTTGACATCTATATAACGTGTGATCGTGCCATTAGTCTAACGATAGAACAAACAAAGCGGTTGTTAGATCAAGCCGCGTCATGGACGATCAGCGCCTTGACCGAGCTCGGAATCGGATCGAAAACCTCGTCGGGATACGGGTATTTTACCAATATCCAGGATGTTACGGAATCGGAGTTCCTTCCTCTTGTCAAAAAAGAAAAAGAGCGGGAGGCGAAACGGCTTTTCGAAGAACGAGAGAAAGAACAAGAACGCCAAAGACAAGAGGAAGAAGCACGTTTGGCACAGCTTCCTCCAGAAGAACGGCTGGTGAAGCAAATCGAAATGCTTACCAATAGCCAGCAAGATCAAGAAAAAAGTAAATCTGTGCTGTATCAAGAGGTCATCGCGCAGCAAAACAAACAAGCCGCACAAGCACTTAAAGCCTATTGGCAACGCATTGGACAATGGAACGTAAAACCAAGTAAGCAAAAACAATACGAAAAAGTACAAGCGATTCGGGCGTTGTTAGAAAGCTAA
- a CDS encoding CoA-binding protein, which yields MPIANPSREEIGEILRKAKRIAVVGLSDNPERTSYMVAKAMKDAGYEIIPVNPMIEEWEGIKAVKKLTDIDGHVDIVNVFRRSEHLPEIAREFVQIDADVFWAQLGVVNEEAYEFLKEKGYTVVMDRCIKVEHALTKQH from the coding sequence ATGCCAATTGCCAATCCAAGCAGAGAAGAAATCGGAGAAATTTTGCGAAAAGCAAAGCGCATCGCCGTCGTTGGGCTCTCGGACAATCCGGAGCGGACGTCGTACATGGTGGCAAAGGCGATGAAAGACGCCGGCTATGAAATTATTCCTGTCAATCCAATGATTGAGGAATGGGAAGGCATCAAAGCGGTGAAAAAACTGACGGATATTGATGGTCATGTCGATATTGTGAACGTATTTCGCCGTTCCGAACATTTGCCGGAAATCGCCCGTGAATTTGTGCAAATCGACGCCGACGTTTTTTGGGCGCAGCTCGGCGTCGTTAATGAAGAAGCCTATGAATTTTTGAAAGAAAAAGGGTATACGGTTGTGATGGATCGCTGCATTAAAGTGGAGCATGCGTTGACGAAACAACATTAA
- the cmr5 gene encoding type III-B CRISPR module-associated protein Cmr5 yields MAKNIQRVGIENGRAAFAFERVKKAKEDKRIGNFENYRSYVKKMPSLIQVNGFGQALAFCYQRKDQRKEYGAIYQALHEWFQEKYPYAFQGDKKEFVQVVINLPSAEYRLWTMEALALLNWMRKFVDGMAEENGTEKEE; encoded by the coding sequence GTGGCAAAGAACATTCAACGTGTTGGTATTGAAAATGGGCGCGCCGCTTTTGCGTTTGAAAGAGTGAAAAAAGCAAAAGAAGATAAGCGTATCGGCAATTTTGAAAACTACCGGTCTTACGTCAAAAAAATGCCATCCCTTATTCAAGTGAACGGATTTGGACAAGCGTTGGCATTTTGTTATCAAAGAAAAGATCAAAGAAAAGAGTATGGAGCGATTTATCAGGCGCTTCACGAATGGTTTCAAGAAAAATACCCTTATGCGTTTCAAGGTGACAAAAAGGAATTCGTCCAAGTAGTCATTAACCTTCCAAGCGCCGAATACCGCCTTTGGACGATGGAAGCGTTAGCTCTGTTGAATTGGATGCGTAAGTTTGTTGATGGAATGGCAGAAGAGAACGGAACGGAGAAAGAAGAATAA
- the parC gene encoding DNA topoisomerase IV subunit A: MAERLLDLPLEDVLGDRFGRYSKYIIQERALPDVRDGLKPVQRRILYAMYIDGNTADKPFRKAAKTVGNVIGNFHPHGDSSVYEAMVRMSQDWKLRNVLIEMHGNNGSIDGDPPAAMRYTEARLSSIALELLRDIEKQTVEFVPNFDDTTNEPVVLPAMFPNLLVNGSTGISAGYATEIPPHHLGEVIDAVIMRIDKPNCTVDELMTVIQGPDFPTGGIIQGKDGIKKAYETGKGKIMIRGKAAIEQGKGGKKQIIITELPYEVNKANLVKKIDELRFDKKLDGIADVRDETDRTGLRIVIELKKDADAEGILNYLYKNTDLQVPYNFNMVAIHQRRPKLLSLPELLDAYIEHRKEVVTNRSQYELKKAYERQHIVEGLMKALSILDEVIATIRASRDKRDAKDNLIAKYEFTEAQAEAIMSLQLYRLTNTDITALRQEAEQLEKTIQELTTVLNSEKKLLAVIKKELKAMKKQYADERKTVIEDEIEEIKINLEVMIPSEDVIVTVTKEGYVKRTSYRSYSASNGQDFGMKESDRLLSQMEMNTTDVLLLFTRKGNYLYCPVYELPDIRWKDVGQHISNLIPLDRDDEIIAAVPVKRFDEPLSLIFVTKQGMVKRTELSQYKVQRYTRPLVAINVKEGDEVIHVYATDGQQSLLLITNQGYGLWFDEAEISLVGVRAAGVKGINLKEGDHVVSAHSIVDEGERYLVIATQRGAVKKMPLSEFAKTSRAKRGVVMLRELKTNPHRIVASVLTDRNDDMLFIRTETGAIETLSVSSLRVADRYSNGSFVIDNDEAGNVIDMWKQPSNILGKEETK, from the coding sequence ATGGCAGAAAGGTTATTAGATTTGCCGTTGGAGGACGTGCTTGGCGACCGTTTTGGGCGCTACAGCAAATATATCATTCAAGAACGCGCGCTTCCTGATGTCCGCGATGGACTAAAGCCGGTGCAGCGCCGCATTTTATATGCGATGTACATCGACGGAAATACGGCGGATAAGCCGTTCCGCAAAGCGGCGAAAACGGTCGGTAATGTGATCGGAAACTTCCATCCGCACGGAGATTCGTCTGTCTATGAGGCGATGGTGCGGATGAGCCAAGATTGGAAGCTGCGCAATGTATTAATTGAAATGCATGGCAATAACGGAAGCATTGACGGCGATCCGCCGGCGGCGATGCGTTATACGGAAGCGCGCTTGTCTTCAATCGCCTTGGAGTTGCTGCGCGATATTGAGAAACAGACCGTCGAATTTGTCCCCAACTTTGACGATACGACGAACGAGCCGGTCGTGCTGCCGGCGATGTTTCCAAATTTACTAGTGAACGGTTCTACTGGCATTTCGGCAGGATACGCGACCGAAATTCCGCCACATCATTTAGGCGAAGTCATTGATGCGGTGATTATGCGCATTGACAAGCCAAATTGCACGGTCGATGAGCTGATGACCGTGATTCAAGGCCCGGATTTTCCAACAGGCGGCATTATTCAAGGGAAAGACGGCATAAAAAAAGCGTATGAAACAGGAAAAGGCAAAATCATGATCCGCGGCAAAGCGGCGATTGAACAAGGAAAAGGCGGAAAAAAGCAAATCATCATCACAGAGCTTCCGTATGAGGTGAATAAAGCGAATCTCGTCAAAAAAATCGATGAGCTTCGCTTTGATAAAAAGCTGGACGGTATTGCCGACGTCCGCGACGAAACGGACCGCACCGGGCTGCGCATTGTCATTGAGCTAAAAAAAGATGCCGATGCGGAAGGAATTTTAAACTATTTATATAAAAACACCGATTTGCAAGTGCCGTACAATTTTAATATGGTCGCGATTCATCAGCGCCGTCCGAAGCTGTTGAGCCTTCCGGAATTGTTGGACGCGTATATCGAACACCGAAAAGAAGTGGTGACAAACCGCTCGCAATACGAGCTGAAAAAAGCGTATGAGCGCCAGCATATTGTCGAAGGATTAATGAAAGCTTTATCTATTTTAGACGAAGTGATCGCAACGATCCGCGCTTCCCGCGATAAGCGTGACGCCAAAGACAATTTAATCGCCAAATATGAGTTTACGGAAGCGCAAGCGGAAGCGATCATGTCGCTGCAGTTGTATCGGTTAACGAACACGGATATTACCGCGTTGCGGCAAGAAGCGGAACAGCTAGAAAAAACGATTCAGGAACTGACCACTGTTTTAAATAGTGAAAAGAAATTGCTTGCTGTTATTAAAAAAGAATTAAAAGCGATGAAAAAGCAATATGCCGATGAACGAAAAACGGTGATTGAAGATGAAATCGAAGAAATAAAAATTAATTTGGAAGTGATGATTCCATCAGAAGACGTCATTGTCACCGTGACGAAAGAAGGATATGTGAAACGGACGAGCTACCGTTCCTACAGCGCTTCAAACGGCCAAGATTTCGGCATGAAAGAATCGGACCGGCTGCTTTCGCAAATGGAAATGAACACAACCGACGTATTATTATTGTTTACGAGAAAAGGCAACTACTTGTACTGCCCAGTTTATGAGCTGCCGGATATTCGTTGGAAGGATGTCGGCCAGCATATTTCCAATTTGATCCCGCTTGACCGCGATGATGAGATTATCGCCGCCGTTCCTGTCAAACGGTTTGATGAACCGTTAAGCCTTATTTTTGTCACCAAACAAGGCATGGTGAAGCGCACGGAGCTATCTCAATATAAAGTGCAACGCTATACGCGGCCGCTTGTGGCAATCAATGTCAAAGAAGGCGATGAAGTCATACATGTGTATGCGACGGATGGGCAACAAAGCCTATTGCTTATAACGAACCAAGGATACGGATTATGGTTTGATGAAGCGGAAATAAGTCTGGTCGGCGTGCGTGCTGCTGGAGTGAAAGGGATCAATTTAAAAGAAGGGGATCATGTCGTTTCCGCGCATTCAATCGTGGATGAAGGCGAACGGTATTTAGTCATCGCAACTCAACGTGGTGCCGTGAAAAAAATGCCATTGAGCGAATTTGCGAAAACGTCGCGCGCCAAGCGCGGAGTAGTCATGCTGCGCGAGTTAAAGACAAACCCGCACCGCATCGTTGCTTCCGTTTTGACGGATAGAAACGATGATATGTTGTTTATTCGCACAGAAACAGGAGCGATCGAGACGCTTTCCGTTTCTTCGTTGCGCGTTGCCGATCGTTACAGCAATGGTTCTTTTGTGATTGATAACGATGAGGCTGGAAACGTAATCGATATGTGGAAACAACCATCCAACATATTAGGAAAAGAGGAGACGAAATGA
- a CDS encoding PilZ domain-containing protein, with product MRFRRQEAFRYQFGQPLPCTFRLVHNDEKYIEIEEKSAHIHDISPHGMKLETLSRIPCEHNKEIEVTFMLNDVPFRFSGKVVWERPFVRTYYYGVRLLISNEQEEKLISEIKRHAALHRQR from the coding sequence ATGAGATTTAGGCGCCAAGAAGCGTTTCGCTATCAATTTGGCCAGCCGCTTCCATGCACATTCCGCCTTGTGCACAATGATGAAAAATATATAGAAATCGAGGAAAAAAGCGCCCATATTCATGATATTAGCCCACATGGAATGAAACTGGAAACCCTATCACGGATTCCTTGCGAGCATAATAAAGAGATTGAAGTAACATTTATGCTCAATGATGTGCCGTTTCGTTTTTCAGGAAAAGTTGTATGGGAGAGGCCATTTGTGCGAACGTATTATTACGGGGTGCGGCTGTTGATTTCGAATGAACAAGAGGAAAAGCTTATCAGTGAGATTAAACGACACGCGGCTCTTCACCGACAGCGTTAA
- a CDS encoding MerR family transcriptional regulator has translation MKSYTLREAAKKVKVAPRILKQWEKEFAQYITVPRTKQGARIYNDALLEQFIKIKQWFSEKKTKHDIIQYLQEEQQNTGLEGEVIDTPRPLRHDSYHIAEQLARTMKEEIVGELKKETTEAVQQAVAEMKTYMGEICENSASTKREIHRSLARYTKTLQEETEEIHEHLDNIVTFLQEEKTKREEEQRRYEEQIIEREKAFRELVLSFRQAASSASVKRSNKWWKFW, from the coding sequence ATGAAATCCTATACACTCCGCGAAGCCGCAAAAAAAGTGAAAGTCGCTCCGCGAATCCTAAAACAATGGGAAAAAGAATTTGCGCAATACATTACGGTTCCACGGACAAAACAAGGAGCGCGCATTTACAACGACGCGTTATTGGAACAATTTATAAAAATTAAACAATGGTTCTCTGAGAAAAAAACAAAACATGATATTATTCAATATTTGCAGGAGGAACAGCAAAACACCGGACTGGAGGGAGAAGTGATCGACACGCCGCGTCCTTTGCGTCATGATTCTTACCACATAGCGGAACAATTGGCGAGGACGATGAAAGAAGAAATCGTCGGTGAACTCAAAAAAGAAACGACAGAAGCGGTGCAACAAGCAGTGGCAGAAATGAAAACATACATGGGCGAAATTTGCGAAAACTCCGCATCCACTAAAAGAGAAATCCATCGCTCACTAGCGCGATATACAAAAACACTGCAGGAAGAGACCGAAGAAATTCATGAACATCTCGACAATATCGTTACGTTTTTACAAGAAGAAAAAACGAAGCGGGAAGAAGAACAAAGACGCTATGAAGAACAAATTATAGAGCGCGAAAAAGCGTTTCGCGAACTTGTTCTTTCTTTCCGCCAAGCAGCGTCCAGCGCCAGCGTGAAACGTTCGAATAAATGGTGGAAATTTTGGTAA
- the parE gene encoding DNA topoisomerase IV subunit B yields MAKQSVYEYNDDAIQVLEGLEAVRKRPGMYIGSTDSRGLHHLVYEIVDNSVDEALAGYGNYILVKIHKDNSVTVLDEGRGMPTGMHKLGKPTPEVILTVLHAGGKFGQGGYKTSGGLHGVGASVVNALSEWLVVTIHRDGFIYQQRFENGGKPVTTLEKIGTTNKTGTIIQFKPDPTIFSTTTFNYETLSERLRESAFLLKGLKIELIDERTGMSDVFHYENGIKAFVEYLNEDKDVLHPVVYFEGEQNGIEVEFAFQFNDGYSENVLSFVNNVRTKDGGTHEAGAKTAMTRVFNEYARKNGLLKEKDKNLEGTDIREGLSAIVSVRIPENLLQFEGQTKGKLGTSEARSAVDAVVSEHLTYFLQENPDVSTMLIKKAIRAYQAREAARKAREEARSGKKRKGKETVLSGKLTPAQSRNPQKNELYLVEGDSAGGSAKQGRDRRFQAVLPLRGKVINTEKAKLADILKNEEISTIIHAIGGGVGPDFSLEDINYDKVIIMTDADTDGAHIQVLLLTFFYRYMRPLIEAGKVYIALPPLYKVSKGSGKKEIVEYAWTDAQLKEITRKFGKGYTVQRYKGLGEMNADQLWETTMNPETRTLIRVRIEDAARAERRVTTLMGDKVEPRRKWIEANVAFGLEDDPNILDNEHVFVAGGDY; encoded by the coding sequence GTGGCAAAACAATCCGTATATGAATACAACGATGATGCGATTCAAGTGTTAGAAGGACTCGAAGCGGTTCGGAAGCGGCCGGGAATGTATATCGGCAGCACTGATAGCCGCGGTTTGCATCATCTTGTCTATGAAATTGTCGACAATTCTGTTGATGAAGCGCTAGCAGGTTACGGAAATTATATTCTTGTCAAAATACATAAAGATAACAGCGTTACTGTGCTTGACGAAGGGCGCGGCATGCCGACGGGGATGCATAAGCTCGGCAAGCCGACGCCGGAAGTGATTTTGACGGTGCTTCACGCCGGCGGGAAGTTCGGGCAAGGCGGCTATAAAACGAGCGGCGGCTTGCACGGAGTCGGTGCATCGGTCGTCAACGCGCTGTCGGAATGGCTCGTAGTGACGATTCATCGCGACGGTTTTATTTATCAGCAGCGTTTCGAAAACGGCGGAAAGCCGGTAACGACGCTGGAAAAGATCGGGACGACGAACAAAACGGGGACGATCATTCAATTTAAGCCAGATCCAACGATTTTCAGCACGACAACGTTTAACTATGAGACATTAAGCGAGCGTTTGCGCGAATCGGCGTTTTTGTTAAAAGGGTTGAAAATCGAGCTCATCGATGAACGGACCGGGATGAGCGACGTATTTCATTACGAAAACGGGATTAAGGCGTTTGTCGAATATTTAAACGAAGATAAAGATGTTCTTCATCCTGTCGTTTATTTCGAAGGAGAGCAAAACGGCATTGAAGTCGAATTTGCCTTTCAGTTTAACGACGGTTATTCGGAAAACGTGCTGTCGTTTGTCAATAATGTGCGCACGAAAGACGGCGGCACGCATGAAGCGGGAGCGAAGACAGCGATGACGCGCGTCTTTAACGAATATGCGCGCAAAAACGGGCTGTTAAAAGAAAAAGATAAAAACTTAGAAGGCACCGATATCCGCGAAGGGTTGTCGGCAATCGTCTCGGTGAGAATTCCGGAGAACTTGCTGCAATTTGAAGGGCAGACGAAAGGAAAGCTCGGGACAAGCGAAGCCCGTTCCGCTGTTGACGCGGTCGTATCCGAGCATTTAACGTACTTTTTGCAAGAAAACCCAGACGTTAGCACGATGTTGATTAAAAAAGCGATCCGGGCATACCAAGCGCGGGAAGCGGCGCGAAAAGCGCGCGAGGAAGCGCGAAGCGGGAAAAAGCGAAAAGGAAAAGAGACGGTGTTAAGCGGAAAATTGACGCCGGCGCAATCGCGCAATCCGCAAAAAAACGAATTGTATTTAGTGGAAGGGGATTCGGCGGGCGGTTCGGCGAAACAGGGGCGCGACCGCCGTTTCCAAGCGGTATTGCCGCTGCGAGGAAAAGTGATTAACACGGAAAAAGCAAAGCTTGCCGACATTTTGAAAAACGAAGAAATCAGCACGATTATCCATGCGATCGGCGGGGGAGTCGGACCAGATTTTTCACTTGAGGACATAAACTACGACAAAGTGATTATTATGACGGATGCGGACACGGACGGCGCTCATATTCAAGTGCTGCTTTTAACATTCTTCTACCGGTATATGCGTCCGCTCATCGAAGCGGGAAAGGTGTATATCGCGCTGCCGCCGCTCTATAAAGTAAGCAAAGGCAGCGGCAAAAAAGAAATCGTTGAGTACGCATGGACAGATGCACAGCTAAAAGAAATTACGAGGAAATTCGGCAAAGGTTATACGGTGCAACGCTATAAAGGGCTTGGCGAAATGAATGCCGACCAATTGTGGGAAACGACGATGAACCCGGAGACGCGCACGCTGATCCGCGTGCGGATTGAGGATGCAGCGAGAGCGGAGCGCCGCGTTACGACGCTGATGGGCGATAAAGTCGAACCGCGCCGCAAATGGATTGAGGCGAACGTCGCCTTCGGATTAGAAGATGATCCAAATATTCTAGACAATGAGCACGTGTTTGTCGCAGGAGGGGATTATTGA
- a CDS encoding thioredoxin domain-containing protein: protein MKEYLERERYNEKYNWLVMSKSPYLKQHETNPVNWLEWSPEAFQKAKREDKPVFLSIGYSTCHWCHVMAHESFEDEEVAKILNEKYISIKVDREERPDIDSVYMRVCQMMTGQGGWPLSVFLTPEGKPFYAGTYFPKRSRYGRPGFIDILTRLYDKYKENPDEIIHVAEQVTEALRQSARASGAERLPFAAIEKAYRQLSNSFDAVYGGFGGAPKFPIPHQLMFLMRYYQWKQDDRALLMVEKTLNGMANGGIYDHIGYGFARYSTDAMWLVPHFEKMLYDNALLVIAYTEAYQLTKNERYKEIAEQIIEFVKREMTSQDGAFYSAIDADSEGVEGKYYVWTPDEVMNALGTELGELYCRVYDITEEGNFSGKNVPNLIHAKMERIAKQYRLTEEELREKLEEARKQLFAERSSRVHPHVDDKILTAWNALMIAALAKAAKVYERRDYLRMAKQALSFIETHLWQNGRLMVRYRDGEAKHLGIIDDYAYLVWAYVEMYEATLDLAYLQKAKTCAERMIDLFWDEQSGAFFMTGSDAEALIVREKEIYDGALPSGNSVAAVQMIRLARLTGDLALLEKAETMYKVFRRQVEAYESGHTFFLQGLLLFETPTAEVVLFGKQGDEKREQLILKWQHTFAPNVFLLAAEHPADVAGIAPFAAEYEPLGDETTVYVCENFACQQPTTDVESVAEQLFE, encoded by the coding sequence ATGAAGGAATATCTCGAACGTGAGCGTTATAACGAAAAATATAATTGGTTAGTGATGTCGAAAAGCCCTTATTTGAAGCAGCATGAAACCAATCCTGTCAACTGGCTGGAATGGTCGCCGGAAGCGTTTCAAAAAGCAAAAAGGGAAGACAAGCCAGTGTTTTTGTCGATCGGCTACTCGACTTGTCACTGGTGTCACGTCATGGCGCACGAAAGTTTTGAGGATGAAGAAGTGGCGAAAATATTAAATGAAAAATATATATCTATTAAGGTGGACCGGGAAGAACGACCGGATATTGATTCCGTGTATATGCGCGTCTGCCAGATGATGACGGGGCAAGGCGGCTGGCCGCTCAGCGTGTTTTTGACTCCGGAAGGGAAGCCGTTTTACGCGGGGACGTATTTTCCAAAACGGAGCCGATACGGACGTCCCGGCTTTATCGATATATTGACGCGGTTGTATGACAAATATAAAGAAAATCCAGATGAAATTATTCATGTTGCGGAACAAGTGACAGAGGCGCTTCGGCAGTCCGCGCGCGCTTCGGGAGCGGAGCGGCTTCCTTTTGCGGCAATCGAGAAAGCATACCGGCAGCTTTCAAACAGTTTTGATGCAGTATATGGCGGGTTTGGCGGCGCGCCGAAATTTCCGATTCCGCATCAGCTGATGTTTTTAATGCGGTATTATCAATGGAAGCAGGATGACCGCGCGCTTTTGATGGTGGAAAAAACGTTAAACGGTATGGCAAACGGCGGCATTTATGACCATATCGGCTATGGGTTTGCCCGCTATTCGACCGATGCGATGTGGCTTGTGCCGCATTTTGAGAAAATGTTGTATGATAACGCGCTTTTAGTGATCGCGTATACGGAAGCGTATCAATTAACGAAAAACGAACGGTATAAAGAGATTGCCGAACAAATCATCGAATTTGTCAAGCGGGAAATGACTTCGCAAGACGGTGCGTTTTATTCAGCGATTGATGCCGATTCCGAAGGCGTGGAAGGAAAATATTATGTATGGACGCCCGATGAAGTGATGAACGCGCTCGGTACGGAACTAGGCGAGCTGTATTGCCGCGTTTACGATATTACCGAAGAAGGAAATTTTTCTGGAAAAAATGTGCCAAACCTCATTCATGCGAAAATGGAACGCATCGCAAAACAATACCGTCTGACGGAAGAAGAATTGCGCGAAAAGCTGGAAGAAGCAAGGAAGCAGCTGTTTGCCGAGCGTTCATCGCGCGTCCATCCGCATGTAGATGATAAAATTTTAACGGCTTGGAACGCGTTAATGATTGCCGCGCTGGCAAAAGCGGCAAAAGTATACGAGCGCCGCGATTATTTACGGATGGCTAAGCAAGCGCTTTCGTTTATCGAAACGCACCTTTGGCAAAATGGCCGGCTGATGGTGCGCTACCGCGACGGGGAAGCGAAACATCTCGGCATTATTGATGACTACGCCTATCTCGTCTGGGCGTATGTCGAAATGTATGAAGCGACCTTGGATTTGGCGTATTTGCAAAAGGCGAAAACATGTGCGGAGCGAATGATTGACCTTTTTTGGGATGAACAGAGCGGCGCGTTTTTTATGACAGGGAGCGACGCGGAAGCGCTCATCGTTCGGGAAAAAGAAATTTATGATGGTGCGCTGCCATCGGGAAATAGCGTCGCGGCTGTACAGATGATTCGTCTGGCAAGACTGACAGGCGATTTGGCGTTATTGGAAAAAGCAGAAACGATGTATAAAGTCTTCCGGCGTCAAGTCGAAGCATACGAAAGCGGCCATACGTTTTTCTTGCAAGGGCTGTTATTGTTTGAAACGCCGACGGCCGAGGTCGTGCTGTTCGGCAAACAAGGCGACGAAAAGCGGGAGCAGCTTATTCTAAAGTGGCAGCACACTTTTGCGCCAAACGTTTTTCTGTTGGCGGCGGAACATCCGGCCGATGTTGCGGGCATCGCACCGTTTGCGGCGGAGTATGAACCGCTTGGCGATGAGACGACCGTGTACGTGTGTGAAAATTTTGCCTGCCAGCAACCGACAACGGATGTCGAATCCGTTGCCGAGCAGCTGTTTGAATGA
- the cmr4 gene encoding type III-B CRISPR module RAMP protein Cmr4: protein MYSIVRPFFLHAVTSVHAGSGSEIGLVDLPIQREKHTGFPKIESSSLKGALRYHITQSLKEKGEDKKLELVFGSDGEENETQASAIALSDARVLLFPVKSLRGVFAWITCPQVLERWNYEIALHEYSIDPLPVPSPKTVSSDRLIAANQHIVLEEYAFEVTVSDDAKQLAERLAKLLSDHVQINIQDRLVVLTDDDFADFVKLSTEVNARIRIDHEKGTVDNGALWYEENVPPETIFYSFLYIGNVRGKGIEGLQKAEDVETFLVKENTFPKVFQLGGNSTLGRGILRTIWV, encoded by the coding sequence ATGTATTCAATCGTACGTCCATTTTTTCTACATGCGGTTACATCCGTTCACGCGGGAAGTGGAAGTGAAATCGGGTTGGTCGATTTGCCGATCCAGCGCGAAAAACATACAGGATTTCCAAAAATCGAAAGCTCATCGTTAAAAGGAGCGTTGCGTTACCATATCACGCAGTCGTTAAAAGAAAAAGGGGAAGACAAAAAACTAGAATTGGTATTTGGCTCAGATGGAGAAGAAAACGAAACGCAAGCAAGCGCAATTGCGCTTAGCGACGCGCGCGTATTGTTGTTCCCAGTTAAATCGCTGCGCGGCGTGTTTGCGTGGATTACATGCCCGCAAGTATTAGAACGGTGGAACTATGAGATCGCACTTCATGAATATAGTATCGATCCGCTTCCAGTGCCAAGCCCGAAGACGGTAAGCTCTGATCGCCTAATTGCGGCAAATCAACATATTGTATTGGAGGAATATGCATTTGAAGTAACGGTTTCCGATGATGCCAAACAATTGGCGGAGCGGCTTGCGAAATTGCTTTCTGACCATGTGCAAATCAACATTCAAGATCGCCTTGTTGTATTGACAGATGATGATTTTGCCGATTTTGTAAAATTATCGACAGAAGTGAATGCGCGCATCAGAATTGACCATGAAAAGGGAACGGTAGATAATGGCGCTCTTTGGTACGAAGAAAACGTTCCGCCGGAAACGATTTTTTATAGCTTCCTTTACATCGGAAATGTGCGCGGAAAAGGAATAGAAGGCCTTCAAAAAGCGGAAGACGTGGAAACTTTTTTAGTTAAGGAAAATACGTTCCCGAAAGTATTTCAGCTTGGCGGCAATAGCACGTTAGGTCGAGGAATTCTTCGGACGATTTGGGTATAA